Proteins encoded in a region of the Drosophila busckii strain San Diego stock center, stock number 13000-0081.31 chromosome 2L, ASM1175060v1, whole genome shotgun sequence genome:
- the LOC108603654 gene encoding proline-rich proteoglycan 2-like, whose translation MKKSLIICGILLIGLAGVARGDSDSDSSESGSGEKRHNKKHKNKYNNPAYQNIYPPAGYPYPYPYNPYGPPPQQYPNANPYPYGPPPQQYPNANPNPYGPPPQQYPNANPYPYPPPYGPYPPYQLPMNPPPYNQPPYIVASTPGPAPQLYGPNGSNDSSDQHYGPASSVINHSLKVNKEYKENGHHTS comes from the coding sequence ATGAAGAAATCTTTAATAATCTGCGGCATCCTGCTGATTGGACTCGCTGGAGTCGCTCGGGGTGACAGTGATAGTGATAGCAGTGAGAGTGGCAGTGGTGAAAAGCGTCACAAtaagaaacacaaaaataaatataataatccAGCGTATCAGAATATATACCCACCAGCCGGATATCCGTACCCGTATCCGTATAATCCTTATGGCCCGCCACCTCAGCAGTATCCCAATGCCAATCCGTATCCTTATGGCCCGCCACCTCAACAGTATCCCAACGCCAATCCGAATCCTTATGGCCCGCCACCTCAACAGTATCCCAATGCCAATCCGTATCCTTATCCTCCGCCCTATGGTCCATACCCTCCATACCAGCTGCCAATGAATCCACCACCTTATAACCAGCCACCTTATATAGTTGCATCCACTCCTGGTCCTGCTCCTCAACTGTACGGCCCCAATGGCTCCAATGATTCTTCCGATCAACACTATGGGCCAGCTTCAAGTGTTATCAACCATTCGCTGAAAGTGAACAAGGAGTATAAAGAGAATGGCCACCATACTAGTTAA